In Dromaius novaehollandiae isolate bDroNov1 chromosome 16, bDroNov1.hap1, whole genome shotgun sequence, one genomic interval encodes:
- the ASXL1 gene encoding polycomb group protein ASXL1 isoform X1 encodes MKEMKQRRKKERTWAEAARLVLENYSDAPMTPKQILQVIEAEGLKEMSGTSPLACLNAMLHSNSRGGDGLFYKLPGRISLFTLKKDALQWSRNLSVPEGEELEDTADAESCESNEASTVSGDNDGKCLITLILNYKHLLWCLTECTPIPVSLDDTSSNASCSTESQSKGPSTARESYRTASQTAKQKKKTGVMLPRVVLTPLKVNGAHMESASGFTGRHADGESSSTSSSSSSSLALCNATMRSRTEINRDPPQLLRGIRKPTAGQMKRNRGEDIDFETPGSILVNTNLRALINSRTFNALPSHFQQQLLYLLPEVDRQVGADGLMRLSGSALNNEFFTHAAQSWRERLADGEFTHEMQVRIRQEMEKEKRVEQWKEKFFEDYYGQKLGLTQEESQEQNLAQEDAENRTGLSVQGEARLQRGPSTRQRDGHFKKRSRADLRCRARRSLYKTREPEQTEADKETVPVLPDSSFHKETKPEIDLKKEDLRSASATVLKPESSELLVSPETSKLHSKSEDLSLATANRIPSLPQENLARESKDQKRKCFEEAASASFPEKKPRLEDRQSFRNTIESVHPEKPQPTKEEPKVPPIRIQLSRIKPPWVVKGQPAYQICPRIIPNTEPSSRGRTGARTLADIKARALQARAQREAATAAIGGGGGPGGGRSTDKGGGGGESSSHTEHRRSKRTHGKCSSDLQRTQLLSSLHLNGEKANSGVAAQVASINSFVSSRQDPFSSTNEGSSVLECTADVSSGEARLGDGSPRRQICDALAGSSFDSATSERQEESPEQLLCDVRTKNLPCVASQDRQSMKLKCVVPPVNGLSCSQVQGTVISPTGDGRIVSGLKDVSSPAVQLNYHSDVKENSSGCLSLLSELPSDGRECHEPKMIPRFRFNGSETFMEKCITGSDDSKAMTTGMEKAIPALCNFAHLQAEKENDSRLNNEKQNTESLVKPFLHDDFTSQNRIDTSEKVPQLKERQPRTEPENACQPLRETQEFKINGDDEIQSTHSETTDTASDFEADVADENIEMDICFRNVNLREAAGKDSSCQSNAKRCDRIRSKSSVEADSLAYVVDFPSVTVMSSLPLPQRWGPCAPLSPKPERQHVPSGSARPISSIETNNPLVMQLLKGNLPLEEVLPVSHSSIRLEIRESPLEKQSESLSLQAERGSSSYFGNESSRDAEIKTSALSRNEDLHSTRPFIDPQEKPCGSGAALPRAEGMENPPIPEKHSKVGSTLGCQDQRANVASASQKPEDTGPRERTLSSCSFEEQKELSKVHQVPEHNPLTSVITSKSPEKVNPSIGPRFLSPNVTSFGPNQTGGTSVNKNYAGVQGKKLFGSGFPCNPSVRLHHSRASDQVSAMGTLSPSKQIPLNKSCASGEGMPAVREEWTSKQHTNTLGEIKNENVLACDSPAKNNAENRKDAAQNPVELTEHLQSVPLVMDLPFFKFSREPGKGHNQPLEPSSVPSQLNIKQAFYGKLSKLQLNTTSFNYSSNTPAFPRSLAGSMMQLTHKANFAANHNTSLSVQMFADSSSVEEISFKCSCSLKAMIMCKGCGAFCHDDCIGPSKLCVLCLVVR; translated from the exons AAGGATGCCTTGCAGTGGTCTCGGAATCTGTCTGTGCCAGAAGGGGAGGAGTTGGAGGATACAGCAGATGCAGAAAGCTGCGAGTCCAATGAAGCAAGCACTGTGAGTGGTGATAATGATGGTAAGTGTTTAATAACATTAATCTTAAACTACAAGCATCTACTTTGGTGTCTGACTGAGTGCACTCCTATTCCAGTGTCTCTGGATGATACCTCCTCTAATGCCTCCTGTTCCACTGAATCTCAAAGCAAGGGACCCTCCACTGCTAGGGAGAGCTATAGAACAGCCTCACAG ACAGCCAAACAAAAGAAGAAGACTGGCGTAATGCTGCCTCGTGTTGTCTTAACGCCACTGAAAGTAAATGGGGCACACATGGAGTCTGCGTCCG GCTTCACAGGAAGGCACGCTGATGGAGAGAGCAGCAGCACAtccagcagtagcagcagctctTTGGCCTTGTGCAATGCCACCATGCGCAGTAGAACAGAAATAAACAGGGATCCTCCACAGTTGCTGAGAGGTATCCGAAAGCCCACAGCTG GACAGATGAAGCGAAACAGGGGTGAGGATATTGACTTTGAAACACCCGGGTCCATTCTTGTCAATACAAACCTGCGAGCTCTTATAAACTCCAGAACCTTTAATGCGCTCCCATCAcacttccagcagcagcttctTTATCTCCTTCCAGAAGTGGATAGACAG GTTGGGGCAGATGGGCTGATGCGTCTCAGTGGCAGTGCTCTGAATAATGAATTCTTCACCCATGCTGCTCAAAGCTGGAGAGAGCGACTAGCTGATG GTGAATTCACGCATGAGATGCAAGTTAGAATTCgacaggaaatggaaaaggaaaagagagtggAGCAATGGAAAGAGAAGTTCTTTGAAGACTACTACGGACAAAA GTTGGGCTTGACCCAAGAAGAATCCCAGGAGCAGAATTTGGCGCAAGAAGACGCTGAGAACAGGACAGGATTGTCTGTTCAAGGAGAAGCAAGACTACAGCGTGGTCCTTCTACACGGCAGAGAGATGGGCACTTCAAGAAACGCTCCAGGGCAGATCTGCGATGCAGAGCCAGGAGGAGCCTGTATAAAACACGTGAACCTGAGCAAACGGAGGCTGACAAAGAGACTGTTCCTGTGCTGCCAGATTCCTCCTTTCATAAAGAGACAAAGCCTGAGATAGATCTAAAGAAAGAAGATCTAAGAAGTGCTTCCGCTACAGTACTGAAGCCTGAGAGTTCAGAGTTGCTTGTCTCTCCAGAGACTTCCAAATTACACAGTAAATCGGAGGATCTGTCATTGGCAACTGCAAACAGAATTCCCAGTTTGCCCCAGGAGAACTTAGCTCGGGAGTCAAAGGaccagaagaggaaatgcttcgAGGAGGCTGCCTCTGCCTCCTTCCCCGAAAAGAAGCCGCGGCTTGAAGATCGTCAGTCCTTTCGTAACACAATTGAAAGTGTTCACCCAGAAAAGCCACAGCCTACTAAAGAGGAGCCAAAAGTCCCACCCATCCGG attcAACTTTCACGTATTAAACCACCCTGGGTGGTTAAAGGTCAGCCAGCTTACCAGATATGCCCCAGGATCATCCCCAACACGGAGCCCTCCAGCCGGGGCAGGACCGGGGCCAGAACACTCGCAGACATTAAAGCCCGTGCTTTGCAAGCCCGAGCCCAGCGAGAAGCCGCCACAGCCGCCATTGGAGGTGGGGGTGGCCCAGGCGGAGGGAGAAGCACTGACAAAGGAGGTGGCGGGGGAGAATCCAGTAGCCATACAGAGCACAGGAGATCAAAGAGAACTCATGGAAAGTGTTCGTCAGATCTACAGCGAACACAATTATTGTCGTCTCTCCATCTAAACGGAGAAAAGGCTAACTCTGGGGTGGCCGCTCAGGTGGCTAGCATAAATTCCTTCGTCTCTTCAAGACAGGACCCCTTTTCTTCAACGAATGAAGGAAGCAGTGTTCTGGAATGCACTGCAGACGTTAGCTCAGGGGAAGCTCGACTTGGTGATGGTTCACCCAGAAGGCAGATCTGTGATGCTTTGGCTGGGTCATCCTTTGACAGTGCAACTTctgagaggcaggaggagagccctgagcAGCTCCTCTGTGACGTAAGGACCAAAAACCTCCCTTGCGTTGCATCACAGGACAGGCAAAGTATGAAGCTGAAATGTGTGGTTCCTCCAGTAAACGGTCTGTCTTGTTCTCAGGTACAGGGAACTGTGATCAGTCCTACGGGAGATGGCCGGATTGTATCAGGACTGAAAGATGTTAGTTCTCCCGCAGTACAGTTGAATTATCATTCCGATGTGAAGGAAAATTCCTCCGGTTGTCTTAGTCTTCTGTCAGAATTGCCATCAGATGGTAGAGAATGCCATGAGCCAAAAATGATACCTAGATTCAGATTTAATGGCTCTGAAACATTTATGGAAAAATGTATCACTGGTAGTGATGACTCAAAAGCAATGACTACTGGAATGGAGAAAGCAATTCCTGCGCTGTGTAATTTCGCACAtctgcaggcagagaaagagaatgaCAGTAGGTTaaataatgaaaagcagaacACAGAGTCTCTGGTGAAACCCTTTTTACATGATGATTTCACTTCTCAGAATAGGATAGATACTTCTGAAAAAGTCCCACAACTGAAGGAGAGGCAACCCAGAACAGAACCAGAAAATGCATGTCAGCCATTGAGAGAGACTCAGGAGTTCAAGATAAATGGAGATGATGAAATACAGAGTACGCACAGTGAAACAACAGATACTGCTTCAGATTTTGAAGCTGATGTAGCTGATGAGAATATAGAGATGGATATATGTTTCAGAAATGTCAATttgagggaggcagctgggaaaGATTCCTCCTGTCAGAGCAATGCTAAGAGATGTGATAGAATTAGATCTAAATCATCTGTGGAAGCAGATAGTCTTGCCTACGTTGTGGATTTCCCCTCAGTCACAGTGATGAGCAGCTTACCTCTGCCTCAGAGATGGGGGCCATGCGCACCATTGTCCCCGAAACCTGAGAGGCAGCACGTGCCGTCAGGTTCTGCTCGGCCCATATCCTCTATTGAAACCAACAACCCATTGGTGATGCAGTTGCTTAAGGGGAACCTTCCACTGGAAGAAGTTCTCCCAGTATCTCATTCCAGCATCAGGCTGGAAATCAGAGAGTCACCTCTGGAAAAGCAGTCAGAAAGCCTCTCCTTGCAAGCAGAGAGAGGTAGCAGCAGCTATTTTGGCAATGAATCTTCTCGAGATGCAGAAATAAAGACAAGTGCCCTAAGCAGGAATGAAGACTTGCACTCTACGAGACCTTTTATAGATCCCCAGGAAAAGCCGTGTGGATCAGGGGCAGCACTGCCTAGAGCAGAGGGTATGGAGAATCCACCTATTCCTGAAAAGCATTCCAAAGTTGGCTCAACTTTAGGCTGTCAAGATCAACGGGCAAATGTGGCAAGTGCCTCTCAGAAGCCTGAAGACACGGGCCCCAGGGAAAGAACACTTTCTTCTTGTAGCTTTGAAGAGCAAAAGGAGTTGTCCAAGGTCCATCAGGTGCCAGAGCACAACCCCTTAACAAGCGTCATCACAAGTAAAAGTCCAGAGAAGGTAAATCCATCTATAGGGCCTAGGTTTTTATCTCCAAATGTAACTTCTTTTGGACCAAATCAGACAGGGGGCACCTCAGTCAATAAAAATTATGCTGGAGTTCAAGGCAAAAAACTTTTTGGTTCTGGTTTTCCTTGCAACCCCAGTGTTAGACTACATCACTCAAGGGCTTCGGATCAAGTTTCAGCCATGGGAACCTTGTCCCCCAGCAAACAGATTCCTCTGAACAAGAGCTGTGCATCTGGAGAAGGAATGCCAGCTGTAAGGGAAGAATGGACTTCAAAGCAGCACACAAACACCCtgggagaaataaaaaatgagaatgtGTTGGCGTGTGACAGCCCAGCCAAGAATAATGCAGAGAACCGGAAGGATGCAGCACAAAACCCTGTGGAGCTAACTGAACATTTGCAAAGTGTTCCACTGGTTATGGACTtgccatttttcaagttttcaagAGAGCCAGGAAAAGGACACAATCAGCCTTTGGAGCCTTCTTCCGTACCCTCTCAGCTCAATATCAAGCAAGCATTTTATGGGAAGCTTTCTAAGCTGCAGCTTAATACCACCAGCTTTAATTATTCATCCAACACTCCAGCTTTTCCCAGAAGTCTTGCTGGAAGTATGATGCAGCTAACCCACAAAGCGAACTTTGCTGCAAACCATAATACATCCCTTTCTGTGCAGATGTTTGCCGATAGCAGCAGTGTTGAAGAAATATCGTTCAAGTGTTCATGCAGCCTTAAAGCCATGATCATGTGTAAAGGCTGTGGGGCATTCTGTCACGATGACTGTATAGGGCCCTCTAAGCTTTGTGTATTGTGCCTTGTGGTGAGATAA
- the ASXL1 gene encoding polycomb group protein ASXL1 isoform X2, with the protein MKEMKQRRKKERTWAEAARLVLENYSDAPMTPKQILQVIEAEGLKEMSGTSPLACLNAMLHSNSRGGDGLFYKLPGRISLFTLKKDALQWSRNLSVPEGEELEDTADAESCESNEASTVSGDNDVSLDDTSSNASCSTESQSKGPSTARESYRTASQTAKQKKKTGVMLPRVVLTPLKVNGAHMESASGFTGRHADGESSSTSSSSSSSLALCNATMRSRTEINRDPPQLLRGIRKPTAGQMKRNRGEDIDFETPGSILVNTNLRALINSRTFNALPSHFQQQLLYLLPEVDRQVGADGLMRLSGSALNNEFFTHAAQSWRERLADGEFTHEMQVRIRQEMEKEKRVEQWKEKFFEDYYGQKLGLTQEESQEQNLAQEDAENRTGLSVQGEARLQRGPSTRQRDGHFKKRSRADLRCRARRSLYKTREPEQTEADKETVPVLPDSSFHKETKPEIDLKKEDLRSASATVLKPESSELLVSPETSKLHSKSEDLSLATANRIPSLPQENLARESKDQKRKCFEEAASASFPEKKPRLEDRQSFRNTIESVHPEKPQPTKEEPKVPPIRIQLSRIKPPWVVKGQPAYQICPRIIPNTEPSSRGRTGARTLADIKARALQARAQREAATAAIGGGGGPGGGRSTDKGGGGGESSSHTEHRRSKRTHGKCSSDLQRTQLLSSLHLNGEKANSGVAAQVASINSFVSSRQDPFSSTNEGSSVLECTADVSSGEARLGDGSPRRQICDALAGSSFDSATSERQEESPEQLLCDVRTKNLPCVASQDRQSMKLKCVVPPVNGLSCSQVQGTVISPTGDGRIVSGLKDVSSPAVQLNYHSDVKENSSGCLSLLSELPSDGRECHEPKMIPRFRFNGSETFMEKCITGSDDSKAMTTGMEKAIPALCNFAHLQAEKENDSRLNNEKQNTESLVKPFLHDDFTSQNRIDTSEKVPQLKERQPRTEPENACQPLRETQEFKINGDDEIQSTHSETTDTASDFEADVADENIEMDICFRNVNLREAAGKDSSCQSNAKRCDRIRSKSSVEADSLAYVVDFPSVTVMSSLPLPQRWGPCAPLSPKPERQHVPSGSARPISSIETNNPLVMQLLKGNLPLEEVLPVSHSSIRLEIRESPLEKQSESLSLQAERGSSSYFGNESSRDAEIKTSALSRNEDLHSTRPFIDPQEKPCGSGAALPRAEGMENPPIPEKHSKVGSTLGCQDQRANVASASQKPEDTGPRERTLSSCSFEEQKELSKVHQVPEHNPLTSVITSKSPEKVNPSIGPRFLSPNVTSFGPNQTGGTSVNKNYAGVQGKKLFGSGFPCNPSVRLHHSRASDQVSAMGTLSPSKQIPLNKSCASGEGMPAVREEWTSKQHTNTLGEIKNENVLACDSPAKNNAENRKDAAQNPVELTEHLQSVPLVMDLPFFKFSREPGKGHNQPLEPSSVPSQLNIKQAFYGKLSKLQLNTTSFNYSSNTPAFPRSLAGSMMQLTHKANFAANHNTSLSVQMFADSSSVEEISFKCSCSLKAMIMCKGCGAFCHDDCIGPSKLCVLCLVVR; encoded by the exons AAGGATGCCTTGCAGTGGTCTCGGAATCTGTCTGTGCCAGAAGGGGAGGAGTTGGAGGATACAGCAGATGCAGAAAGCTGCGAGTCCAATGAAGCAAGCACTGTGAGTGGTGATAATGATG TGTCTCTGGATGATACCTCCTCTAATGCCTCCTGTTCCACTGAATCTCAAAGCAAGGGACCCTCCACTGCTAGGGAGAGCTATAGAACAGCCTCACAG ACAGCCAAACAAAAGAAGAAGACTGGCGTAATGCTGCCTCGTGTTGTCTTAACGCCACTGAAAGTAAATGGGGCACACATGGAGTCTGCGTCCG GCTTCACAGGAAGGCACGCTGATGGAGAGAGCAGCAGCACAtccagcagtagcagcagctctTTGGCCTTGTGCAATGCCACCATGCGCAGTAGAACAGAAATAAACAGGGATCCTCCACAGTTGCTGAGAGGTATCCGAAAGCCCACAGCTG GACAGATGAAGCGAAACAGGGGTGAGGATATTGACTTTGAAACACCCGGGTCCATTCTTGTCAATACAAACCTGCGAGCTCTTATAAACTCCAGAACCTTTAATGCGCTCCCATCAcacttccagcagcagcttctTTATCTCCTTCCAGAAGTGGATAGACAG GTTGGGGCAGATGGGCTGATGCGTCTCAGTGGCAGTGCTCTGAATAATGAATTCTTCACCCATGCTGCTCAAAGCTGGAGAGAGCGACTAGCTGATG GTGAATTCACGCATGAGATGCAAGTTAGAATTCgacaggaaatggaaaaggaaaagagagtggAGCAATGGAAAGAGAAGTTCTTTGAAGACTACTACGGACAAAA GTTGGGCTTGACCCAAGAAGAATCCCAGGAGCAGAATTTGGCGCAAGAAGACGCTGAGAACAGGACAGGATTGTCTGTTCAAGGAGAAGCAAGACTACAGCGTGGTCCTTCTACACGGCAGAGAGATGGGCACTTCAAGAAACGCTCCAGGGCAGATCTGCGATGCAGAGCCAGGAGGAGCCTGTATAAAACACGTGAACCTGAGCAAACGGAGGCTGACAAAGAGACTGTTCCTGTGCTGCCAGATTCCTCCTTTCATAAAGAGACAAAGCCTGAGATAGATCTAAAGAAAGAAGATCTAAGAAGTGCTTCCGCTACAGTACTGAAGCCTGAGAGTTCAGAGTTGCTTGTCTCTCCAGAGACTTCCAAATTACACAGTAAATCGGAGGATCTGTCATTGGCAACTGCAAACAGAATTCCCAGTTTGCCCCAGGAGAACTTAGCTCGGGAGTCAAAGGaccagaagaggaaatgcttcgAGGAGGCTGCCTCTGCCTCCTTCCCCGAAAAGAAGCCGCGGCTTGAAGATCGTCAGTCCTTTCGTAACACAATTGAAAGTGTTCACCCAGAAAAGCCACAGCCTACTAAAGAGGAGCCAAAAGTCCCACCCATCCGG attcAACTTTCACGTATTAAACCACCCTGGGTGGTTAAAGGTCAGCCAGCTTACCAGATATGCCCCAGGATCATCCCCAACACGGAGCCCTCCAGCCGGGGCAGGACCGGGGCCAGAACACTCGCAGACATTAAAGCCCGTGCTTTGCAAGCCCGAGCCCAGCGAGAAGCCGCCACAGCCGCCATTGGAGGTGGGGGTGGCCCAGGCGGAGGGAGAAGCACTGACAAAGGAGGTGGCGGGGGAGAATCCAGTAGCCATACAGAGCACAGGAGATCAAAGAGAACTCATGGAAAGTGTTCGTCAGATCTACAGCGAACACAATTATTGTCGTCTCTCCATCTAAACGGAGAAAAGGCTAACTCTGGGGTGGCCGCTCAGGTGGCTAGCATAAATTCCTTCGTCTCTTCAAGACAGGACCCCTTTTCTTCAACGAATGAAGGAAGCAGTGTTCTGGAATGCACTGCAGACGTTAGCTCAGGGGAAGCTCGACTTGGTGATGGTTCACCCAGAAGGCAGATCTGTGATGCTTTGGCTGGGTCATCCTTTGACAGTGCAACTTctgagaggcaggaggagagccctgagcAGCTCCTCTGTGACGTAAGGACCAAAAACCTCCCTTGCGTTGCATCACAGGACAGGCAAAGTATGAAGCTGAAATGTGTGGTTCCTCCAGTAAACGGTCTGTCTTGTTCTCAGGTACAGGGAACTGTGATCAGTCCTACGGGAGATGGCCGGATTGTATCAGGACTGAAAGATGTTAGTTCTCCCGCAGTACAGTTGAATTATCATTCCGATGTGAAGGAAAATTCCTCCGGTTGTCTTAGTCTTCTGTCAGAATTGCCATCAGATGGTAGAGAATGCCATGAGCCAAAAATGATACCTAGATTCAGATTTAATGGCTCTGAAACATTTATGGAAAAATGTATCACTGGTAGTGATGACTCAAAAGCAATGACTACTGGAATGGAGAAAGCAATTCCTGCGCTGTGTAATTTCGCACAtctgcaggcagagaaagagaatgaCAGTAGGTTaaataatgaaaagcagaacACAGAGTCTCTGGTGAAACCCTTTTTACATGATGATTTCACTTCTCAGAATAGGATAGATACTTCTGAAAAAGTCCCACAACTGAAGGAGAGGCAACCCAGAACAGAACCAGAAAATGCATGTCAGCCATTGAGAGAGACTCAGGAGTTCAAGATAAATGGAGATGATGAAATACAGAGTACGCACAGTGAAACAACAGATACTGCTTCAGATTTTGAAGCTGATGTAGCTGATGAGAATATAGAGATGGATATATGTTTCAGAAATGTCAATttgagggaggcagctgggaaaGATTCCTCCTGTCAGAGCAATGCTAAGAGATGTGATAGAATTAGATCTAAATCATCTGTGGAAGCAGATAGTCTTGCCTACGTTGTGGATTTCCCCTCAGTCACAGTGATGAGCAGCTTACCTCTGCCTCAGAGATGGGGGCCATGCGCACCATTGTCCCCGAAACCTGAGAGGCAGCACGTGCCGTCAGGTTCTGCTCGGCCCATATCCTCTATTGAAACCAACAACCCATTGGTGATGCAGTTGCTTAAGGGGAACCTTCCACTGGAAGAAGTTCTCCCAGTATCTCATTCCAGCATCAGGCTGGAAATCAGAGAGTCACCTCTGGAAAAGCAGTCAGAAAGCCTCTCCTTGCAAGCAGAGAGAGGTAGCAGCAGCTATTTTGGCAATGAATCTTCTCGAGATGCAGAAATAAAGACAAGTGCCCTAAGCAGGAATGAAGACTTGCACTCTACGAGACCTTTTATAGATCCCCAGGAAAAGCCGTGTGGATCAGGGGCAGCACTGCCTAGAGCAGAGGGTATGGAGAATCCACCTATTCCTGAAAAGCATTCCAAAGTTGGCTCAACTTTAGGCTGTCAAGATCAACGGGCAAATGTGGCAAGTGCCTCTCAGAAGCCTGAAGACACGGGCCCCAGGGAAAGAACACTTTCTTCTTGTAGCTTTGAAGAGCAAAAGGAGTTGTCCAAGGTCCATCAGGTGCCAGAGCACAACCCCTTAACAAGCGTCATCACAAGTAAAAGTCCAGAGAAGGTAAATCCATCTATAGGGCCTAGGTTTTTATCTCCAAATGTAACTTCTTTTGGACCAAATCAGACAGGGGGCACCTCAGTCAATAAAAATTATGCTGGAGTTCAAGGCAAAAAACTTTTTGGTTCTGGTTTTCCTTGCAACCCCAGTGTTAGACTACATCACTCAAGGGCTTCGGATCAAGTTTCAGCCATGGGAACCTTGTCCCCCAGCAAACAGATTCCTCTGAACAAGAGCTGTGCATCTGGAGAAGGAATGCCAGCTGTAAGGGAAGAATGGACTTCAAAGCAGCACACAAACACCCtgggagaaataaaaaatgagaatgtGTTGGCGTGTGACAGCCCAGCCAAGAATAATGCAGAGAACCGGAAGGATGCAGCACAAAACCCTGTGGAGCTAACTGAACATTTGCAAAGTGTTCCACTGGTTATGGACTtgccatttttcaagttttcaagAGAGCCAGGAAAAGGACACAATCAGCCTTTGGAGCCTTCTTCCGTACCCTCTCAGCTCAATATCAAGCAAGCATTTTATGGGAAGCTTTCTAAGCTGCAGCTTAATACCACCAGCTTTAATTATTCATCCAACACTCCAGCTTTTCCCAGAAGTCTTGCTGGAAGTATGATGCAGCTAACCCACAAAGCGAACTTTGCTGCAAACCATAATACATCCCTTTCTGTGCAGATGTTTGCCGATAGCAGCAGTGTTGAAGAAATATCGTTCAAGTGTTCATGCAGCCTTAAAGCCATGATCATGTGTAAAGGCTGTGGGGCATTCTGTCACGATGACTGTATAGGGCCCTCTAAGCTTTGTGTATTGTGCCTTGTGGTGAGATAA